One Rosa chinensis cultivar Old Blush chromosome 3, RchiOBHm-V2, whole genome shotgun sequence DNA window includes the following coding sequences:
- the LOC112192578 gene encoding probable transcription factor At5g28040, whose translation MPWPLLKWIMYTSSSSSSSSEDFSDAEDEGTSKKGNDHRRDPNKQGEQNHDDDSNEDDFSYKPQEDETSNSSDYTFTINEPRRKRRRIDNKEDSTIVSFKRRKRIWSKEDELELLKNFLDYRTRPRTANETTSFYDEVNPKFKDQFSKRKLAEKIARLKKKHRNVVNKMGNNNGQEFRFRNPHDRAIFDISHRIWAESPLYNVQEKNVVVDSHDVGSSKASFDEKHNNGDDEGNTDVREMIIGLAMNPIPLSLSNYGGRGGEVVDEKWKEQQILELEAYSKRLELVQHQVKAALDDLRSK comes from the coding sequence ATGCCGTGGCCATTGCTAAAATGGATCATGTATACTTCTTCGTCGTCTTCGTCTTCCTCTGAAGATTTCAGTGACGCCGAAGATGAAGGGACAAGTAAGAAGGGCAATGATCATCGTCGTGATCCCAACAAACAAGGAGAACAAAATCACGATGACGACTCCAATGAAGATGACTTTTCCTACAAACCCCAGGAAGACGAGACCTCCAACTCCTCCGACTATACTTTCACAATCAACGAACCGCGCAGAAAAAGACGTCGCATTGACAACAAGGAAGACTCAACAATTGTGAGTTTTAAACGCCGTAAGAGGATTTGGAGCAAGGAGGACGAGCTAGAGCTCTTGAAGAATTTCCTTGACTACAGAACCAGACCGAGGACGGCTAACGAAACCACGTCGTTTTACGACGAGGTTAACCCCAAGTTCAAGGACCAATTCAGCAAGCGAAAGCTGGCCGAGAAGATTGcaaggttgaagaagaagcaccGCAACGTAGTAAACAAAATGGGGAACAATAATGGGCAAGAGTTTCGCTTCAGAAACCCACACGACAGAGCCATTTTCGATATTTCACATAGGATTTGGGCAGAATCCCCTCTTTACAATGTTCAGGAGAAGAACGTTGTGGTGGATTCACATGATGTGGGGAGTAGCAAAGCGTCGTTCGATGAGAAGCATAACAATGGGGATGATGAGGGTAACACTGACGTGCGAGAAATGATAATCGGGTTGGCGATGAATCCGATACCGTTGAGTTTAAGTAACTATGGAGGCCGTGGAGGAGAAGTGGTGGATGAGAAGTGGAAGGAGCAGCAGATACTGGAGTTGGAGGCGTACTCGAAGAGGTTGGAGTTGGTTCAACATCAGGTTAAGGCAGCTTTGGATGACTTGCGTTCCAAGTAG